A DNA window from Pseudoalteromonas spongiae UST010723-006 contains the following coding sequences:
- the pspA gene encoding phage shock protein PspA produces the protein MGIFSRFADIVNSNINALLDKAEDPEKMVRLIIQEMEDTLVEVRSTSAKTIAEKKELVRRVEKLEQEAADWQAKAELALSKEREDLARSALVEKKKSTEAATAVAHELAQVEEHIEKLQQEVAALQDKLADAKARQKAIILRQRSAESRLGVKKALDSSKVEDALSRFEHYENKIDGLESQIESYEMGKKTLSDEIASLQDEEKIDDELAALKKSMAKKDK, from the coding sequence ATGGGAATTTTTTCACGCTTTGCAGATATTGTGAATTCAAATATCAATGCTTTGTTAGATAAAGCAGAAGATCCAGAAAAAATGGTTCGCCTGATTATTCAAGAAATGGAAGACACGCTTGTAGAAGTGCGTTCTACCTCGGCAAAAACCATTGCCGAAAAGAAAGAACTAGTACGTCGTGTTGAAAAACTTGAGCAGGAAGCTGCTGATTGGCAAGCAAAAGCTGAGTTAGCACTAAGCAAAGAGCGCGAAGATCTAGCGCGTTCAGCACTTGTTGAAAAGAAAAAATCAACCGAAGCGGCAACCGCAGTAGCGCATGAGCTTGCGCAAGTTGAAGAGCACATTGAAAAATTGCAGCAAGAAGTTGCAGCATTGCAAGACAAACTAGCTGATGCAAAAGCACGTCAAAAAGCAATTATTCTTCGTCAACGTTCTGCTGAGTCGCGTTTAGGTGTTAAGAAAGCGCTTGATTCATCTAAAGTGGAAGATGCACTAAGTCGTTTTGAACATTACGAGAACAAAATTGATGGCCTTGAGTCGCAAATTGAATCGTATGAAATGGGTAAGAAAACATTGTCTGATGAAATCGCCAGTCTTCAAGATGAAGAGAAAATCGATGATGAACTAGCAGCTCTTAAGAAAAGCATGGCTAAAAAAGATAAGTAA